A region from the Lycium barbarum isolate Lr01 chromosome 8, ASM1917538v2, whole genome shotgun sequence genome encodes:
- the LOC132606239 gene encoding uncharacterized protein LOC132606239: MPPKKATAAQKKKAVVGETSRARKGTRTLAQIMRDIAPRPTDSATSSSSEESGAPAAAIRDQGTASPLTPEAPAPEPPAPQPGAEDRTLREAVQLLTTLVAGQVRRRGQRDYDDDDRRDSLRVRDFLTCRPPEFFGSKPEEDPHDFIRGVRRSLDLVRASETESVELASHRLRDVAANWYESWELSRGERASPATWDEFVTAFLRHFLPPELRRARVDKFLQLRQNGRSVREYNLEFDSLARYAPAIVADMADRMHRYVIGLDRYLIDGCMAMASQTDMDIARLQAHAQGMEDRYRADYAGRDQSGRDRDRRPPKRARSAGYFGEFRGGQPQQQHNSYPSQPAQSEPPRFTGRRFDSTGYSEAGQSSMTSGFQMHRDSGQARPSIPQCPRCGRRHLGECRRITGACFSCGRQGHTMRECRFGGGAGGAAQPTGSVAGSSSSVAMRPMGQGIPIPAGRGRGRGGASSSGGPSNRLYALASRQDQEASPNVVTGTDARFGDPPA, translated from the exons atgcctccgaaaaaggcaacggctgcccagaagaaaaaggcggtggtaggagagactagccgggctcgaaagggtactcggacccttgctcagataaTGCGTGATATTGCGCCCCGGCCAACAGACTCTGCTACGtcatcatcatcagaggagtctggagcaccaGCCGCTGCCATTAGGGATCAAGGGACGGCTTCACCATTGACTCCAGaagctccagcgcccgagcctccagctcctcagccaggggcggaggataggacattgagggaggctgtacagttattgactactttggtagcgggacaggttcgcagacgcgggcagagagattatgatgatgatgacaggcgtgatagcctgagggttcgtgattttctgacatgccgtcccccagagtttttcgggtctaagcccgaggaggacccccacgacttcattcggggagTGCGGCGCTCAttggatttggtcagggcttcagagaccgagtccgttgagttagcctcgcacagattacgagatgttgctgccaattggtatgagtcttgggagctgtccagaggtgagagggcttccccagctacttgggatgagtttgtgactgcttttctccgccactttctgcccccggagttacggcgggcacgggttgaTAAATTTTTACAGTTGCGGCAGAACggccggagtgttcgcgagtataacctggagtttgattctttggctcgatatgcccctgctatagtagcggatatggctgaccgtatgcaccggtatgtgataggattggaccgctacttgattgacgGTTGCATGGCGATGGCgtcacagacagatatggatatcgcccggttacaggcccatgcccagggtatggaggaccgatacAGGGCCGATTATGCTGGTAGggatcagtcgggcagagatcgtgataggagaccgcccaagcgggccaggtcagctgggtattttGGTGAGTTTCGGGGCGGGCAACCCCAACAGCAGCATAATAGCTACCCTTCTCAGCCGGCACAGAGTGAACCTCCACGAttcactggtaggaggtttgatagcacagggtattcggaagctggtcaaagctccatgacttcaggtttccagatgcacagggattcaggccaggcgaggccatctataccacagtgccctcgatgtggcaggcgccatcTGGGGGAATGCCGccgcattactggtgcttgtttctcttgcggacgtcaaggccatactatgagggagtgtcgatttgggggtggtgcaggtggtgcagctcagcctacgggatcagttgctggttcttcttcttcagttgccaTGCGTCCTATGGGACAAGGTATTCCgataccagcaggccgtggcagaggccgtggaggggcttccagttctggcggtccttcaaaccgcttatatgctttagctagcagacaggatcaggaagcgtcgccaaatgtggtcacag gtacagacgctcgtttcggagatccgccagcttag
- the LOC132605116 gene encoding MATH domain and coiled-coil domain-containing protein At2g05420-like, translated as MVKSNDSFKSEWKINNFSNLGVDWYSEEFTVGDHKWKLWLFPKGNQQNRGHNISIFLVSVHSKDFDHYQKLKANYSICINDQIKGGGHKRFCCTWFSTTRTMNNGYPGFMPLTQLHDEE; from the exons ATGGTAAAATCTAATGACTCATTTAAGAGTGAATGGAAGATCAATAATTTCTCAAATCTAGGGGTAGATTGGTATTCTGAAGAATTTACTGTGGGAGATCACAAATG GAAGCTCTGGTTATTTCCTAAAGGCAACCAGCAAAATAGGGGACATAACATCTCCATATTCTTAGTTTCTGTTCATTCCAAGGACTTTGATCACTATCAAAAACTGAAGGCAAACTACAGCATTTGCATCAATGATCAGATAAAGGGTGGAGGTCATAAGCGATTTT GTTGTACTTGGTTTTCAACTACAAGGACGATGAATAATGGTTATCCTGGTTTTATGCCTCTAACTCAGTTACATGATGAGGAATGA